A window of Waddliaceae bacterium contains these coding sequences:
- the pepN gene encoding aminopeptidase N, which translates to MSEAAPKTIYLKDHTVPEYSISDVKFIFNIEDDVTTVHSTLNIIKNDGVSAPLVLDGENMTLLSVTIDGEVPEYSVDDKTLRIENVPERCVLEIENTIDPANNTALEGLYQSGEMFCTQNEPHGFRRITYFLDRPDVMSKFTTKIIADKEKYPVLLSNGNEVDHGDLDDGKHYVTWEDPFLKPSYLFALVAGDLGVIYDTFTTMSGRDIDLRIYCDKGNEKRCHHAMSSLKNAMKWDEDTFGLECDLDTYMIVAVSSFNMGAMENKGLNIFNASCVLADADTATDAEFLRVEGVVGHEYFHNWTGNRVTCRDWFQLTLKEGLTVFRDHAFSGDMFSRPVQRIKNVEHLRSFQFPEDSGPTAHPIKPSSYMQINNFYTATVYQKGSEIIGMISTLLGEETFKKGITKYFELYDGQAVTTEDFVHAMEVTSGRDLTQFKKWYSQVGTPRIAVSRRYNAAERRFSLTIKQHGELHFPLSIGLLDGDGNDIVDTILEVTKSEETFVFDDIAEEPAVSLNRHFSAPLIIEASYTYDDYIFLMAHDNDPFARWDAGQELSSRVVMALIDDIHSGRDLVLDERYIAAFTAILDDADIGDA; encoded by the coding sequence ATGTCAGAAGCCGCGCCAAAAACAATATATCTCAAAGACCATACTGTTCCTGAGTATTCCATTTCGGATGTGAAGTTTATTTTTAATATCGAAGATGATGTTACCACGGTACATTCTACGCTTAATATCATCAAGAATGACGGTGTGAGTGCTCCTCTTGTTTTGGATGGCGAGAATATGACGTTGTTGAGTGTAACCATCGACGGCGAGGTTCCCGAGTATAGTGTCGACGACAAGACGTTACGCATCGAAAATGTTCCTGAGCGCTGCGTCTTAGAGATAGAGAATACGATCGACCCTGCCAACAACACTGCTCTTGAGGGGTTATATCAGTCTGGTGAGATGTTCTGCACGCAGAACGAGCCTCATGGGTTTAGGCGTATAACATATTTCCTCGACAGGCCTGACGTCATGTCAAAATTTACTACCAAGATCATCGCCGACAAAGAAAAATATCCTGTATTGCTTTCCAATGGCAATGAAGTTGATCACGGCGACCTCGACGATGGGAAGCATTATGTCACGTGGGAAGATCCATTCCTTAAGCCTTCGTATCTTTTTGCTCTCGTCGCCGGCGACCTTGGCGTGATATACGACACCTTCACTACGATGTCTGGGCGTGATATTGATTTAAGGATATACTGCGACAAAGGCAACGAGAAGCGCTGTCATCATGCTATGTCGTCGCTAAAGAATGCTATGAAGTGGGACGAAGACACCTTCGGCTTAGAGTGCGATCTCGACACGTATATGATCGTAGCTGTAAGCTCTTTCAACATGGGTGCTATGGAAAATAAGGGTTTGAACATATTCAATGCTAGCTGTGTCCTCGCCGATGCTGATACTGCTACTGACGCCGAATTTCTCCGCGTCGAGGGTGTTGTCGGCCACGAATACTTCCACAACTGGACGGGCAACAGAGTTACCTGCCGCGACTGGTTTCAGCTAACTCTCAAAGAGGGCCTTACCGTTTTCCGCGACCATGCTTTCTCTGGAGACATGTTTTCCCGTCCTGTGCAGAGGATAAAAAATGTCGAGCATCTACGTTCTTTCCAATTTCCTGAAGATTCTGGCCCTACTGCCCATCCTATAAAGCCTTCGTCTTATATGCAGATAAACAACTTCTACACTGCCACGGTATACCAGAAAGGCTCTGAGATCATCGGGATGATATCGACCCTTCTTGGCGAAGAGACCTTCAAGAAAGGAATTACGAAATATTTCGAGTTGTATGATGGGCAGGCTGTCACCACCGAAGACTTCGTCCATGCTATGGAGGTCACTTCTGGTCGCGACCTCACACAGTTCAAGAAGTGGTACAGCCAGGTAGGCACTCCTCGTATCGCTGTAAGCCGTCGTTATAATGCCGCCGAGCGTCGTTTTTCCCTTACCATTAAGCAGCATGGCGAGCTACATTTTCCTTTATCTATAGGCCTTCTTGATGGTGATGGCAATGACATCGTCGATACTATCCTTGAAGTCACCAAAAGCGAGGAGACTTTTGTTTTCGACGACATCGCTGAAGAGCCTGCTGTCTCTTTAAACAGACACTTCTCTGCTCCTCTCATCATAGAGGCTTCTTATACCTATGACGACTATATCTTTTTGATGGCGCATGACAACGATCCTTTTGCTCGATGGGATGCAGGACAAGAGCTTTCTTCGAGAGTTGTCATGGCTCTTATCGACGACATACATAGCGGCCGCGACCTTGTCCTTGACGAGCGCTATATTGCTGCTTTTACTGCTATCCTCGATGATGCTGATATCGGCGATGCCTT
- a CDS encoding DUF2975 domain-containing protein, with protein sequence MIPIGVYIFVLRYGMKLCKLYESFKIFTMENVQYYKKIGYTLLIGKLVLYPIYEALITLAQTYYNTPGERYISISLDSWDFTVIFFAVMFIFMSWVMGEGVKLEEDKKYTV encoded by the coding sequence ATGATCCCCATAGGCGTGTATATCTTCGTTCTTCGCTATGGTATGAAGCTGTGCAAGCTATATGAGAGCTTTAAAATCTTTACCATGGAAAACGTCCAATATTATAAAAAAATAGGCTACACACTTCTTATCGGTAAACTCGTATTGTATCCTATTTATGAAGCTCTCATAACACTAGCACAAACATATTATAACACTCCCGGAGAACGATATATCAGCATCTCTTTAGATTCGTGGGACTTCACTGTGATATTCTTCGCCGTTATGTTTATTTTTATGTCATGGGTTATGGGCGAAGGTGTAAAACTCGAAGAAGATAAAAAATATACAGTATAG
- a CDS encoding helix-turn-helix transcriptional regulator — MAIIINIDVMLATRKKRSKELAEAIGITEPNLSILKTGKAKAIRLSTLDAICSFLECQPGDILEYRS, encoded by the coding sequence ATGGCTATAATAATAAATATCGATGTCATGCTCGCCACAAGGAAAAAACGCTCTAAAGAGCTCGCCGAGGCGATAGGCATAACAGAACCAAACCTTTCTATACTAAAGACAGGAAAAGCAAAGGCGATAAGGCTGTCGACACTCGACGCCATATGCAGCTTCCTTGAATGCCAGCCAGGAGATATCTTGGAATATCGTTCATAA
- a CDS encoding DUF378 domain-containing protein yields the protein MKKECPIICTTAFVLLLIGGINWGLVGLFDLDLVEYLFGAGTIFARVIYILIGIAAVMKLCCWIKCKCCKGSCKVKKKAKKKK from the coding sequence ATGAAGAAAGAATGCCCAATAATATGTACGACAGCGTTTGTCCTTCTCCTAATAGGAGGTATCAACTGGGGGCTCGTTGGTCTTTTTGACCTAGACCTAGTAGAATATCTGTTCGGCGCAGGGACGATTTTTGCACGCGTAATTTATATCCTTATCGGCATCGCTGCCGTTATGAAGCTTTGCTGCTGGATTAAATGCAAATGTTGCAAAGGATCATGCAAAGTAAAGAAAAAGGCAAAGAAGAAAAAATAA